From one Mobula hypostoma chromosome 28, sMobHyp1.1, whole genome shotgun sequence genomic stretch:
- the LOC134339127 gene encoding LHFPL tetraspan subfamily member 3 protein-like isoform X1, whose protein sequence is MLAAQEMAQLYQTAFVRSARAVGALWAVCSLCFTLLEVVVLAEPAWLVAKGVRGTEGGTLGLFRSCVETGSPARCWGSVFRLRPLPPFETAASFVGTALGLGLASVLSLGLHRFCSNATLYKVCGWLQLSAASCQALGCLTFADSWDSQEVRELCGPAAAPFSPGHCTLHWAFTLALIGIFDALVLSALAFVLASRQDTLLPENFSVKDKGDGSPAKTQRR, encoded by the exons ATGCTGGCTGCTCAGGAGATGGCCCAGCTCTACCAGACAGCCTTCGTGCGCAGCGCCCGGGCAGTGGGGGCGCTCTGGGCCGTCTGCTCACTCTGCTTCACCCTGCTGGAGGTGGTGGTGCTGGCTGAGCCAGCCTGGCTAGTGGCGAAGGGCGTCCGAGGGACGGAGGGTGGGACCCTCGGCCTCTTCCGGTCCTGTGTCGAGACAGGCAGCCCGGCCCGGTGCTGGGGCTCGGTCTTCCGACTCCGGCCGCTGCCCCCCTTCGAGACGGCGGCCTCCTTCGTGGGAACGGCGCTGGGGCTGGGACTGGCCAGTGTCCTCTCCCTCGGCCTCCACCGCTTCTGCAGCAACGCCACCCTCTATAAGGTCTGCGGCTGGCTCCAGCTCTCTGCCG ccagcTGCCAGGCCCTGGGCTGCCTGACCTTCGCAGACAGCTGGGACTCGCAGGAGGTGCGGGAGCTCTGTGGCCCGGCGGCTGCCCCCTTCTCCCCGGGACACTGCACCCTGCACTGGGCCTTCACGCTGGCCCTCATCGGCATCTTTGACGCCCTTGTCCTCTCCGCCCTCGCCTTCGTCCTGGCCAGCCGGCAAGACACCCTGCTACCCGAGAACTTCAGCGTCAAGGACAAAG GAGACGGGTCCCCGGCGAAGACCCAGAGACGGTGA
- the LOC134339127 gene encoding LHFPL tetraspan subfamily member 3 protein-like isoform X2 codes for MLAAQEMAQLYQTAFVRSARAVGALWAVCSLCFTLLEVVVLAEPAWLVAKGVRGTEGGTLGLFRSCVETGSPARCWGSVFRLRPLPPFETAASFVGTALGLGLASVLSLGLHRFCSNATLYKVCGWLQLSAASCQALGCLTFADSWDSQEVRELCGPAAAPFSPGHCTLHWAFTLALIGIFDALVLSALAFVLASRQDTLLPENFSVKDKAGVL; via the exons ATGCTGGCTGCTCAGGAGATGGCCCAGCTCTACCAGACAGCCTTCGTGCGCAGCGCCCGGGCAGTGGGGGCGCTCTGGGCCGTCTGCTCACTCTGCTTCACCCTGCTGGAGGTGGTGGTGCTGGCTGAGCCAGCCTGGCTAGTGGCGAAGGGCGTCCGAGGGACGGAGGGTGGGACCCTCGGCCTCTTCCGGTCCTGTGTCGAGACAGGCAGCCCGGCCCGGTGCTGGGGCTCGGTCTTCCGACTCCGGCCGCTGCCCCCCTTCGAGACGGCGGCCTCCTTCGTGGGAACGGCGCTGGGGCTGGGACTGGCCAGTGTCCTCTCCCTCGGCCTCCACCGCTTCTGCAGCAACGCCACCCTCTATAAGGTCTGCGGCTGGCTCCAGCTCTCTGCCG ccagcTGCCAGGCCCTGGGCTGCCTGACCTTCGCAGACAGCTGGGACTCGCAGGAGGTGCGGGAGCTCTGTGGCCCGGCGGCTGCCCCCTTCTCCCCGGGACACTGCACCCTGCACTGGGCCTTCACGCTGGCCCTCATCGGCATCTTTGACGCCCTTGTCCTCTCCGCCCTCGCCTTCGTCCTGGCCAGCCGGCAAGACACCCTGCTACCCGAGAACTTCAGCGTCAAGGACAAAG CCGGAGTGTTGTGA